The genomic stretch CGTCCGCTGGGGCGGCTAAAGTGGCATTGCTCACCGCGACGGACGGATGGCACGGATGGCCGGTAGGAGGATTCGGGGGCTCGCGCTCTTGTGCGCCGTGGCGGCCATGGTGCCCGCCGCCGGCGCCCAGGCGGCGACGCCGCGCTACGTGGGACCGCAGGTGCCGTCGGCGGGGGACGCGCCGTACTCGGTGCTGCTGCTCGCAGGGTTCTCGTCGCGCACCGGAAGCATCCTCGACGAGTCGCGGATCCTGACCGCCGCCCACTGCGTCTACGACGGTGGGCAGGTGCTTCCGCCGAACCTGTTCCTCGTCATCGCGGGGACGAACCAGACCGTGTCGCCCGCGCCCCCCGCGGGCACGGAGTTCCGCAGCGTCGCCTCGATCCGCGTGCACCCGGCCTACAACCCTGCGACCGGCGGGCCGGGGGACGTGGCCATCCTCCAGCTGACCCGGCCGCTGATCGTCAACGGGTCGGTCGGGCCCATCCCGGTCACGGAGGTGGGCGCGAGCCCGGCGCTCGGCTCGGTCGTCCGCGGCTACGGATGGGGCGTGCAGAGCACGGACGGAGCGGACGACGGCTACGAGCACAGCCTGGCGGACATGACGGTCCGGGCGGCGACCGACTGCGCCCCCGGGGCGGCCGGCATCTTCTGCGTGCAGTCGCCGACCGGCGCCGCGTGTCCGGGCGACAGCGGCGGGCCGATCGTCTCCGGAGCCGGTCTGCTCGTCGGAACGATGTCGTTCCGGGTGAACGCGACGTGTGCCGCCGGCAACGTCGACGGGATCATCGATCTGGGAACGCCGGCGATCGGCCTCTGGGTGCGCGGCAACGACAGCCCGCCGCCGATGCCGTTCACCGACAAGCCGGCCACCTTGGCGCCGCCACCGCTCACGGGCGGAGCGGCCACGTGCACCGGGCCCGCCTGGTCCGGCTCTCCGACGCTCACGACGGTCTTCTTCCACGTCGGCGACGGCGCCGTCGTGCAGAGCGGCCCGTCGACCACGTACGCGCCCGGGAAGTCGGACGTGGGCGCGACGATCGGCTGCCGCTCGCACGCGCAGACGCCGGGCGGCACGGCTGAGATGGCCGCCGCCGCGACGATCAAGGTGCAGGCCGCGCCCCTGTCGGTGCGGGCCGCCGCGAAGAGCGCGACGGTCAGCTACGGCGGCCCGGGGGACCTGCCGGTGAAGCTCGTGCTCTCGCGCGGCGGACACCAGGCGTGGAGCAGGACCACCGCGAAGCGCCGCGTGGCGTTGCCGAGCCGCGTGAAGGCGGGCCGGCGCTACCGGCTCTGCGCCGCCGCGCCCGCTGCCGGGCCGTTCGCCGCCGCCGAGTCCTGCGTGCGCTGGCGAGCGCCGAAGGCGGGCCGCTGAGCGGCGACCCGCCGCGCGGCCGCTCAGGACGCGGTCGCGCGCAGGCGCCCGCGGGCGCTCGACGTCTCCGAGATCGGGACGAGCCGCCCCGCCTTGCCGAGCCCGTGCGGCGGCATGTTGCCGTAGACCGCCTCGTAGTCGCCCGCGCGCACGAGGTAGGTCTCGTGCCAGATGCCCGTGCGGTCGCTGCGGCCCACGCGGCGCCAGTAGTTGCGCCACACGTCGAGGTGCGGGTCGTCCGCGTCCTGCGCGAACGCCTCGAGATGCTCGAAGGACCGCCAGTACTGCACGATCGTCGGGAACCCCATCTCGTACGCGAGCAGGCCCCGCTCCGGGTGGGCCACGAGGTGGTCGAGCATGTGCTTCATGCCGCGGCGCCCCCCGAGGTCGAGGAACGCCTGTACGGCCCGGAGCTTGCTGTTGAGCCGCGCACCGATGAGGAAGACGACGAAGTCCCCGTCGAGTTCGGCTGCCATCCGCCGGCCGGCCACCTCCGCCATACGCCCCCTCCTCTCGAACGCCCGACGAGCCAACGCTACCGCCGCGCGGGGGCCTTCGCCGACGGTTTTGCGCCTATAGTCGGCCCATGGGCAGCACCACGGGCGCCCCGGCCGAGATCCAGGACTCGATCCTCGACACCATCGGAGAGACGCCCCTGGTGTCGCTGCGACGGCTCGAGCCGGACCTGCGCACCCCGCTGGCGGCGAAGGTCGAGCTCTTCAACCCCGGCGGTTCGATCAAGGACCGTGTCGCGGTCGCGATGATCGAGGCGGCCGAGCGGGACGGGCACCTGCGCCCGGGCGGCACCATCGTCGAGCCGACGTCCGGCAACACGGGCACGGGCCTGGCGCTCGCCGCCCGGCTGAAGGGCTACCGCGTGATCGCGGTCATGCCCGACAAGGTCTCCAAGGAGAAGATCGACCTGCTGCGCGCCTACGGCGCCGAGGTCGTCGTCTGCCCGACCAACGTGGACCCCCAGTCGCCGGAGTCCTACTACAACGTCGCCGACCGGCTGACCGCGGAGACGCCGGGCGCGTTCCGGCCCAACCAGTACGTCAACCCGGCCAACCCGGACGCGCACTACCGCTCCACCGGCCCCGAGATCTGGCGCCAGAGCGGCGGCCGGATCACCCACCTGGTCGCGGGCGTCGGCACCGGCGGCACGATCACCGGGTGCGCACGCCACCTGCGGGAGCAGAACCCGGACGTGGTCGTGATCGGCGCCGACCCGGTCGGCTCGATCTTCTCCAGCGAGGTGGTCAAGCCGTACCTCGTCGAGGGCGTCGGCGAGGACTTCTGGCCGCAGACCTTCGACCCCGCGGTGGTGGACCGTTACGTCACGGTCTCCGACCGCGACGCGTTCCTCATGACCCGCAAGCTCGCCCGGACCGAGGGACTGCTCGTCGGCGGCTCGGGCGGCCTGGCGGTCCATGCCGCGGTCGTCGTCGCGCGCGAGCTCGACGACCCCGGGGCGCTCGTGGTGGTCGTCCTGCCCGACGGCGGCCGCTCGTATCTCTCGAAGGTCTTCAACGACGGCTGGATGGCGCAGCACGGCTTCCTCGAACGGTCGACGGATCGCACGGTCGGCGACGTGATGCTCGACAAGCACGGCGTCGGGGAGGTCCCGCCGCTCGTGGTCGTCGAATCCGAGCAGGAGGTGCGCAGCGCGGTCGCGCTGTTCCACGCGCACCGCGTCTCGCAGCTGCCCGTCGTGTCCAGCCACGATCACGACGCGATCGTCGGCTCGGTCGGCGAGCGCGGGCTGCTCCGGCACGCCATCGTGGACGCCGCCGTCCTCGACGCCCACGTCTTCGAGGTGATGGAGGCGCCGTTTCCGTCGGTGTCCGTGGAGGACTCGGTGCGCGACGCGGTCGAGCTGCTCGCCGGTGACCGCCAGGCGCTGACGGTCACCGACCACGGCCGGGCCGTGGGCATCGTCACCCGGTCCGACCTCCTGGAGTCGCTGGCGCGATGAGCCGCGAGCTTCCCGCCGACGCGCGCTTCGCGACCAGGGCGGTGCACGCCGGGCTGACGCCGGACCCGTACACCGGCGGCGTCGTGCCGGCGATCCACCAGGCGACCACGTACGTCCAGCCCGCGCCCGGCGAGTTCGTCGAGGACTACGACTACTCGCGCTCGGCCAACCCGACCCGCACCGCGCTGGAGATCGCGCTCGGGGCGCTCGAGGGCGGTGCGGCGAGCGCGTTCTCCTCCGGCATGGCGGCCGAGCACGCGCTCATCACGGCGCAGTGCCGCGCCGGCGATCACGTCGTCCTGCCCGACGACCTCTACGGCGGCACGTACCGGCTCGTCGACAAGGTGCTCACCCGGTGGGGGCTCGAGTACGCGATCGTCGACCAGCGCGACCTCGACGCCGTCGCCGCGGCCGTGCAGCCGGGCCGCACGACGCTCGTCTGGGTCGAGACGCCGACGAACCCGACGCTGAAGGTCATCGACGTCGCGGGCGTGGTCGAGCGCGCCGGCGGCGCGCTCGTCTGCGTCGACAACACGTTCGCGACGCCGGTCAACCAGCGTCCGCTCGAGCTGGGCGCGGGAGCGGTGGTGCACTCGACGACCAAGTACCTCGGCGGGCACTCGGACGCGGTCGGCGGCGCGGTGGTGGTCGCCGATCCGCAGCTGCACGAGCGCGTGCGCTTCGTGCAGAACGCCGTCGGCGCCGTTCCCGGCCCCCTCGACTGCTTCCTCGTGCACCGCGGCCTGCGCACGCTGCATCTGCGCATGGCCGCCCACGCGGCGAACGCGCAGGCGTGCGCCGGCTTCCTGCGCGACCGGCCGGGGGTGAGCGAGGTCGCCTACCCCGGCTTCGGCGGCATGGTGTCGTTCCGCCACCCGGCGGCGGCGCGGATCGCGGCCGGCACCCGGATCTTCTCGCTCGCCGAGTCGCTCGGGGGCGTCGAGTCGCTGATCGAGGTCCCGCAGGCGATGACGCACCAGTCCGTCGAGGGCTCGGCGGCCGCGGTCCCGGCCGACCTCGTGCGCCTCTCGTGCGGCATCGAGGACCCCGATGACCTCGTCGCCGACCTGCGCCAGGCGATCGACGGCGCCGGCTGACGGAGCGAGCCCGGCCGGTCAGACGTAGGGCGGTCCGGCCGGAGCCGGCCCGGCCGCGGCGACGTCGCCGTTGCGGCCGAGCGGCAGCCCGTGGCGCTCGAGCAGCCGCGCGAGGTCGCCGGTGAGGTCCTCGACCTGCCGGGTCATGGCCACGCGCCCGTCCTGCTCGGACAGCAGCTGCTGCACCGCCGAGCGCAGCCCGGAGAGCGTCTCGGCGAGCTGATCCGTCGCGGCGCGCTGCTGTTCGGCGGCGAGCCGGCTCTCCTCGAGATCGTGGGTCGAGCCCTCCATCAGCTCCACGATCGCGTCCGCCTGCTTCGTGCCCTGCTCGGTCGCGAGGATCGTCGCGCTCGTCGCGTCCTGGACGCGCGCGATCAGGTCGCGGATGGACTCGGTCGACTGGCCCGAGCGCTCGGCCAGCTTGCGCACCTCGGTGGCGACCACGCCGAAGCCGCGGCCGGCATCCCCCGCACGCGCTGCCTCGATGGACGCGTTCAGGGCGAGCAGGTCGGTGCGGTCGGCGAGCTCGGTGAGCAGCGTCAGGATCTCGCCGATCTCCTGGCTGCAGCGTCCCAGCTCCAGCGAGCGTTCCGCGATCTGGATGACCTGCTCGCGCATCTCCTGGCCCGTCGCGGCCGCCTGGCCGGCCGCGACGGCGAGCGACTCGGCCCCGGCGGCGATCGAGGAGGCGGTCGAGCTGAGCTGGTGCGCCGTCCCGGCGACCTCGACGATCGCTTCGGACTGCTGGGCGAGCGCCGCCGCCGATTCCTGCGTCGTGGCGTGCATGTCGAGCGCCGATTCGGTCAGGGTGCTCGCGGTGCGCCGCACCCCTTCGAGCAGCCGGCGCAGCATGCGCAGCACGTAGACGACGAGCGCGATCGTGATGAGCGCCGCGACGGCCCCGGCGAGGATGGCCACGAGCCGTGCGGTCCTCGCGTCGTCGGCGGCCTGCGCGACGAGCGGTGGGACGTTCGCGGCCTGGGCGGCGGCGTACCCGCTCAGCCCCTTCTGCAGGTCGAGCAGCGCGGCGTTGGCCTGGAGATCCGCTGCCGGCCCTCCGCCCGTCAGGCTCGCCCGGCCGGCGTCGGTGGCCGCGTGGCTCAGCCGATCGAGGCGGCTGAGCGCCGTCGTCGTCCCCGCATCGTTGAAGCCGGTGCGCCGGGACCGGTCCACGAGGGTGCTGAACCGGCGGTCGAGCGTCTCGATCTGGGCGAGCGCGGCGGGGTCCTTCGTCACTCGGTACTGAACGGCCGCCTCGAGCCGCTCGACGACGTTCTGGCGCATGAGCCCGAGCGGGACGAGCGTCCCCTCCGCGTGCCGGGCGATGCGCTGGTAGCTGTCCTCGGCCTCGTTGAAGCGCCAGACCGCGACGCCGACCGCGGTGACGATCAGCATCACGATCACCACGCCGCTGACCGCGACGGCGGTGGCGGGGTTGGCGCTGGTCAGCCGCCGCATGCGCTACAGCTGCCCCGCGCAGACCGCGTGCTCCCGCAGGACGGCATCATCGACGGCATGCTACCCACCAGGGCGGGCGACGGCCATCGCGGCGATCAGACCATGAGGTAGCCGCCGTCGACCGGGAGGACGGCGCCGGTGACGAAGCTCGCGGCGTCGGAGGCCAGCCACAGCGCCGCCCCCGCGACCTCCTCCGGCTGCCCGAGCCGGCCGAGCGCGTGCGCCGCCTCGACGTCGATGCGCGCCTGCTCGGGATCCTCGAGCTTCGGCAGGTACTCGGTCACCATCGGCGTCTCGATGAAGCCCGGGGCCAGCACGTTCGCGCGGATGCCCAGCGGCGCGCCCTCCAGCGCGATCGTACGGGTGATCGCGATGACGCCGCCCTTGGATGCCGAGTAGGACACCGCTCCCGCGAGGCCCGCGAGGCCGAGCACGCTGGCGAGGTTGACGATCGCGCCGCCGCCGCCCGCCGCCATCGCCGGGATCACCGCCCGCGAGACGCGGAACGTGCCGCTGAGGTTGACGTCCAGCGTCCGCTGCCAGATGTCGTCGGGGGTGTCGGACACCTCCTGCGGGACGTCGGCGATCGTGCCCACCCCGGCGGAGTTCAGCAGCACGTCGATGCGCCCATGGCGCTCGAGGGCCGCCGCGACGAGCCCGGCGACGTCGTCGTTGGACGTCACGTCGCCGGTGACGGCGAGCAGGTCGTCGCCGTGGGACCCGCGCAGCGCCGCGAGTCCGGCCTCGTGGCGGTCGAACGCGACGACGGTCGCCCCGGCCGCGGAGAACAGGCCGGTGGCGGAGCGGCCGATGCCGCTCGCCGCGCCGGTGATGACGGCGACCTTGCCGTGCAGGAGCGGCCGGCGACCCGTGGCCGCCTCCGCGTCGAAGGAGCGCATGGGCGGTGCCTATCAGGGCCGGCCGGCGCCGCCGTCGCACCGGCCGGCCACCGGTTGGAGGATCTACACGCCGACGGGCTCGGAGCCGACGCCGAGCTCCTCGGAGGCCATCTGCGTTCCCTTCAGCCGCGCCGCGATCTTCTGCATCGCGATGTCGCGGGCCGCGTCGGGCGAGCCGTGCTTGGGCTTGACGTCGCGGCTGAACGGCGAGAAGCCGCAGTCGTCGGTCGCCCCCAGGCGCTCGACCGGGATGTGGCGCGCGGCGGCGACGAGGGCGTCGCGGACCTCCTCCGGCGTCTCCACGCGGGGGTCGAGCGGGTTGATCACGCCGATGAAGCACACCTGCGCGACGCCGTCGGCATCCTCGCGGCTGTGCCGTCCGCAGAGGCGGTAGACCTTCTCGCGGTCGTCCTCGCTGGCGCACTGGATCAGGAAGTAGCCCGCATCGATGTCGAACATGTGCTCCAGCAGCTGCTCGTACGGGACCTCCTTGGAGTGGACCGAGTCGCAGTCGCCGCCCGGGCACGTGTGGATGCCGATGTTGCGCCGCTCCTGCGGCGAGAACCGGTCGAGGACGCGGTTGTTGAGGTCGATGAACTCCTGCAGCATGTTCTTGCCGGTCCACGGGTTGCGCGCGTCGTTCTTGTTCGCGAGCCGGCCTTCGGTGAAGTCGACCGACACGCGGACGGCGCCGGCGGCGAAGCACCCGCGGATGTCCTTCTCGACCTCGTCGCACAGGTCGGCGAGGAACTGCTCGCGCGGGTACCCGTCGATCTCGCCCTCGAGCGGATAGAGCAGCATGAGCATGGACGGCGCGATGACCGCCTGCTTGACCGGGTGCGTCGCGATCGCGCGGTTCTTGCGCACGAACTCCTCGGCGAACGTCTTGTAGCGGAACGGCCCGCCGGTGAGGCGGGGCAGCTGGCGGTGGTGGCCGTCGTCGAAGATGGCGAAGAACTGCCCGTCGCCGGCGAGGTTCTCGGCCAGGCCGGTGCCGGCCAGCGTGTCGGTGATCGGGTACGTCGCGAAGCTCGACTCGCGCTGCTCGCCGTCGGTGACGATCGGCTCGCCCACCTCCTCGAGGCGGCGGATCGAGTCCGCGGCGGCGGCGTCCTGCTCGGCCTGGAGCTGCTCGAAGGTGATCTTGCCCTCGTCGTGGTCGGCGTAGGCCTCCTGCAGCCGCATCGGCCGCGGCAGCGACCCGACGAGCTCGGTGGGAATCGGCATGGATGCCTCCTCGCTGGGGGTGAGAGTGACCGTTCTCTCTCTCGGCCTCCCCGGACGGTATCCCCGCGCCGTCGCCCCGTCAAATCGCGACGGCCGCACTTGCTACCGTCGCAGTGCGATGAGCGCAGTGCGGACAGCCGGGGTCGGCGGCGGGGAGGCGCGCGAGCGCATCATGGCCGCCGCCTACGAGTTGTTCTCCACGCGCGGCGTGCGGGCCGTCGGCGTCGACGAGATCGTCGCGACCGCCGGGGTCGCGCGCATGACGCTCTACCGCCACTTCGGCTCCAAGGACGACCTCGTCCTCGCCTTCCTGGCCCGCCGTGAGGAGCTGTGGACCGACGGCTGGCTGCGTCAGGACGTCGAGCGCCGCGCCCAGGACCCGGCCGACCGGCTCCTGGCCGTCTTCGACGTCTTCGACGGGTGGTTCCGCGAGCCCGCGTTCGAGGGCTGCGCGTTCATCAACGTCATGCTCGAGACGACGGACGCCGAGCATCCGGCGCACGCGGCCAGCGTCGCGTCGCTGGCCAACATCCGCCGGTTCCTCGAGGGCCTCGCGCGCGAGGCCGGCGTCGCGGATCCCGCCGGCTTCGCGCGCAAGTGGCACATCCTCATGAAGGGCTCGATCGTGGCCGCCGGCGAAGGCGACCACGACGCGGCCCTCCGCGCCCAGGAGATCAGCCGGCTGGTGCTGGCCGACGCGCTCGGGCGCTGACCGGCGGCCGATGAACCCACGCGACCACCCCCCGACCTCGCCGAAAGGAGTCTCCATGGGCACCGACACGCACCTCATCAGCGGCGTCGACTTCGTCCCGATCTCGAGCAAGGACGTCGTTGCCGCCGCCGAGTTCTACGGCAGGACGCTCGGGCTCGAGCGCGCCGTCTACCTGCCCGACCGCGGCTTCGCCGAGTTCGACACCGGCAACCTCACGATCGGCATCATCGACGGCGAGCGGATGGGCATCGGCCACCACGTCAGCCGCAACGCGCTCGCGCTGCACGTCGACGACGTCGCCGCCGCCCGCGCGACGCTCGAGGGGCGCGGGGTGCCATTCCAGGGCGAGACGATGGACACGGGCGTGTGCCACATGGCGTTCTTCACCGACCCCGACGGCAACGCGCTCATGCTCCATCACCGCTACGCACCGCGCCGCACGGAGGGCGACGGCTGACAGGGGCCGCACCGCAACGCGATTCGTTACCGTGACGTCGCGTGACGGCGGCGATCGAGACGGACGACCTCCAGAAGCGCTACGGCGACGTGCGCGCCCTCGACGGCGTCAGCCTGAGCGTCGATCAGGGCAGCGTGCTCGGCGTGCTCGGCCCCAACGGCGCGGGCAAGACCACCGCCGTGCGCATCCTCACGACGCTGCTGCGACCCGACGGCGGCAGTGCGCGCGTCCTCGGCCTCGATGTCGTGCGCGAGGCCGCCGAGCTGCGCCGGCGCATCGGCCTGGCCGGGCAGTACGCCGCGGTCGACGAGGCGCTGACCGGCCAGGAGAACCTCGAGCTGTTCGGCCGCTTGTACCGGTTGTCGCGCGCCGAGGCGCGCACCCGCGCGCGCGACCTGCTGGAGCGCTTCTCGCTCGAGGACGCGGGTTCGCGGCTCGTCGGCACGTACTCGGGAGGCATGCGCCGGCGCCTGGACCTCGGCGCCGCGCTCGTCGCGCGCCCGGAGGTGCTGTTCCTCGACGAGCCGACCACCGGCCTGGACCCGCGCAGCCGCCTCGGCCTGTGGGAGACGATCCGCGACCGCGTCGCCGGCGGCACCACGGTCCTGCTGACGACGCAGTACCTCGAGGAGGCCGACCACCTCGCCGACCGGATCGTCGTCATCGACCACGGCCGCGTCATCGCCGAGGGGACCGGCAGCGAGCTCAAGGACCGCGTCGGCGGGGCGATGCTCGAGGTGCGGCTCGCCGACCCCGACGAGCACGCGGAGGCGGCGATCGCGGCGCTGGTCGACGTCACGGCGGAGCGGCCCGCCATCCGCGACGGCGTCCTGCGCGCGGCGGTCTCGCGCCAGGACGGCACGGTCGTCGACGCCCTTAGGCGCCTGGACGACGCGGGGGTCGCCGTCGACGACCTGACGCTGCGCCGGCCGACGCTCGACGACGTCTTCCTGACGCTCACCGGCCACGCCGCCGAAGTGGACGCGGACGCCGAGCCCGAGGCGGTGCGCTGATGGCCGCACTCAGCGACGCGCTGCTGCTCGCGCAGCGCAACCTGCGGCGCATCCCGCGCAACCCGGACCTGCTGGTCGGCGTCACGTTCCAGCCGATCATGTTCGTGGTCCTGTTCACGTACGTGTTCGGCGGCGCGATCAGCACACCGGGCTTCGACTACATCGACTTCTTCCTGCCAGGGATCATCGTCCAGATGATCGCGTTCACCGGCTACGCGACGGCGCTGGGCATCTCCGACGACCTCCGCAAGGGCCTGATCGACCGCTTCCGCTCGCTGCCGATGGCGCGCTCCGCGGTGCTCGCCGGCCGCACGCTCAGCGACGTGTCGATGAACGTGATCGCGCTCGTCACGATGCTCATCGTCGGCTTCATCGTCGGCTTCAGCTTCGATGCGACGGCCGGGAAGATCGCCGCGGGCGTGGGTCTCGTGCTGCTGTTCGGCTACGCGATGTCGTGGGTCTACTGCTTCTTCGGGCTCATCGCGTCCTCACCCGAGTCGGCCTCGGCGATGATCACGATCGTCATCTTCCCGCTCACGTTCGTGTCGTCGGCGTACGTGCCGACGGACTCGATGCCCAAGGTGCTCGCGGCCATCGCCAACGCGAACCCGATCACCACCGTCGTGGACGCGCTGCGCTCGCTGTGGCTCGGCACCCCGGCGGGGACCGACGTCGGGTTCGCCCTGCTGTGGTGCGTCGGGATCGCGGCGGTGTTCGCGGTGCTCGCGACGGCGCGCTACCGGCGCACCGTCGCGCGTTAGCGCTGCGCGTGCGCTGGGTGGGGCAGACGCCCTCGTAGGGATGGCTCACCGAGCCGTCGGGCATCGGCGTGGTGCCGAAGATCGCGCCGATGCGCCTCGCGCGGGCCCGCGCGCCACGCTCACGCGTCGCCCGGCGGCCGCGGGCGCGTGATGATGATCTGCGTCGTCGCGATGGCGAGGACCGCGAGCGTGACGACGCGCTCGCTCGGCCCGAGCTCGTGGAAGAGCCCGTAGATCTGGATCGCTCCGGCGAGGACCTGCGCCGCCACCGCCAGCGCGATCGCGCGCCAGCCGTAGACCTCGCGCTCGTCGTCCTCGGCGGCCGACGCCCACGCGGCGTACGTGATGACGATGGCGCCCACCGTGAGCGTGAAGGTCCAGTCGCCGCCGAACTCGCCGCGCGCCTGCTGTACGGCGAGGGCCGCGTCGCTGATGGCGATCAGCGCGCAGCCGAGGCCGAGGGCGAGCCACGCCCGGCTCGGCCGCCACGCGAGCAGGCTGAACACCCCCAGCAGCGCGCCGACCAGCACGACGTCGAGGATCGGATAGCTGAAGTCCACGATCGTCGACAGCGAGCCGTTGTCCGTGCTCTCGCTGACCGGCTGCACGACGAACGCGAAGCCGGGGATGAGCACGATGAGCATGACCGCGAGTCCGTCCATCCAGCGGTGCAGCTCGAAGCGCGTGACGTGCGTGCGGATGAGCAGGCCGATGGCCACGGCGACCACCGGGTACCACGCCAGCCACAGCGCGTCGGCGATCGTCGGATAGGGGGGATCGGGGTCGGCCCCGTAGAGGATCGTCCAGGTGAGGTCGCCAAGCGTCCACAGACCCAGCGCGGCGCCGAACGCCAGCCACGCTCCGCGGCCGTGCGGGTCGTGGACCGCGCGCGCGATGCACAGGCCGGTCGCGGCCACCATCGCCGCGTTGTGCAGCCAGTTGTCGACGAGGGCGTGGCCGCCGAAGCCGGTGAGCTCGTGCAGCCCCTCCAGGGCCGCCAGCACGGCCAGCACGATCCAGGCCGCGACCAGCCAGCCTGGGCGCGGGCGGGCGCGGGGTTGGGTCAGCCGCGCCGGGCCGGCCGCTTCTTCGGCTTCTTCGGCGTCGGCTTGCGCAGCGATCGGACGGTCGTGGGCGTCGATGCCGCCCATCTTCCCGCCTTCGCCTGGATGCGGATGCGCCCGGGCCTGGAGAAGCAGCGCTCGGTGTGCCCGTCGTCGTCACCGGCGATGGCGGCGCGGTTGGCCCCCTGGACGTACTCGACCGGGATGCGGTTGACCGGCAGGCCCCGGTAGGTCACCACGGCGCGCGCGCACGTGCGGCCCTGGTCGCCGCGGGCGCGGGTGACCTTCATGTCGAGCGCGAGCGGCGCCGCGGTCGCGGGCGCCCCGCCGCAGACCGCCAGCGGGGCCCCCGCCGGCAGCTCGCGCAGGGAGGCGGCGGCCAGGGCGCCGGCGGCGGCCGTGGGCGCGCCGTCGGGGTGCACGAGGCCGAACCAGTCCTCCTGCTCGACCGGGTTGGCCTCCGGCGTGGTCCACGTGAACATGAGCAGCCGGTCGACGTTGCAGTCCGAGACCGGCAGGGCGTCGGAGATGAGCCCGATGTCGCCGGCGCGCGTGGCGTCCGGGATCGCGAACGCGGCGTTCGGACTCTGGTTGGGGCGGGGCCAGCCGAGCTCGGTGGCGGCGATCGGCACGCCGCCGGCGCCGAGCGAGCGCAGCGTCTCGCGGATGCTGACGATCACGTCCATGACCTGGGCGGGGCCGGCCGCGTACGGGTGGATGCCGACGCCGTCGAGGTTGCCCGCGAGATCGGGGCGCGCGGCGAACATCGTGCGCAGGAACGCCTCGGGCTGCGCGTACGGGCTCAGGCCCCCGGTGATGACCTTCACGTCGGGCATGACCTCGTGGACGGCCGAGCGCGTCGCCAGGTACAGCGACGCGTATGTGGCGCCATCCGGCTCGGGGCGCCAGTAGGCGCGGAGGTTCGGCTCGTTCCACAGCTCCATCGCGGTGACCGGCAGGTACGGGAGCTCCGGGTGCGCCTGCCAGAAGGTGCCGCCGGGGCCGAAGCGCTGTGCGACGCCGGCGGCGTACGAGGCGAAGTACGCGTGGTTGGCGGGCCCTGCCTTGTCCGTGCCGGCGGCGGAGGTCGACCACGGCGTCGCGTAGCCGAGGATCGGGAACCAGCGGATGCGGCGCAGCGCGAGCGCGCCGGCGATGCGGTCCGCCGCCACCCAGTTG from Capillimicrobium parvum encodes the following:
- a CDS encoding ATP-binding cassette domain-containing protein encodes the protein MTAAIETDDLQKRYGDVRALDGVSLSVDQGSVLGVLGPNGAGKTTAVRILTTLLRPDGGSARVLGLDVVREAAELRRRIGLAGQYAAVDEALTGQENLELFGRLYRLSRAEARTRARDLLERFSLEDAGSRLVGTYSGGMRRRLDLGAALVARPEVLFLDEPTTGLDPRSRLGLWETIRDRVAGGTTVLLTTQYLEEADHLADRIVVIDHGRVIAEGTGSELKDRVGGAMLEVRLADPDEHAEAAIAALVDVTAERPAIRDGVLRAAVSRQDGTVVDALRRLDDAGVAVDDLTLRRPTLDDVFLTLTGHAAEVDADAEPEAVR
- a CDS encoding ABC transporter permease, giving the protein MAALSDALLLAQRNLRRIPRNPDLLVGVTFQPIMFVVLFTYVFGGAISTPGFDYIDFFLPGIIVQMIAFTGYATALGISDDLRKGLIDRFRSLPMARSAVLAGRTLSDVSMNVIALVTMLIVGFIVGFSFDATAGKIAAGVGLVLLFGYAMSWVYCFFGLIASSPESASAMITIVIFPLTFVSSAYVPTDSMPKVLAAIANANPITTVVDALRSLWLGTPAGTDVGFALLWCVGIAAVFAVLATARYRRTVAR
- a CDS encoding VOC family protein, coding for MGTDTHLISGVDFVPISSKDVVAAAEFYGRTLGLERAVYLPDRGFAEFDTGNLTIGIIDGERMGIGHHVSRNALALHVDDVAAARATLEGRGVPFQGETMDTGVCHMAFFTDPDGNALMLHHRYAPRRTEGDG
- a CDS encoding uroporphyrinogen decarboxylase/cobalamine-independent methonine synthase family protein, which translates into the protein MPIPTELVGSLPRPMRLQEAYADHDEGKITFEQLQAEQDAAAADSIRRLEEVGEPIVTDGEQRESSFATYPITDTLAGTGLAENLAGDGQFFAIFDDGHHRQLPRLTGGPFRYKTFAEEFVRKNRAIATHPVKQAVIAPSMLMLLYPLEGEIDGYPREQFLADLCDEVEKDIRGCFAAGAVRVSVDFTEGRLANKNDARNPWTGKNMLQEFIDLNNRVLDRFSPQERRNIGIHTCPGGDCDSVHSKEVPYEQLLEHMFDIDAGYFLIQCASEDDREKVYRLCGRHSREDADGVAQVCFIGVINPLDPRVETPEEVRDALVAAARHIPVERLGATDDCGFSPFSRDVKPKHGSPDAARDIAMQKIAARLKGTQMASEELGVGSEPVGV
- a CDS encoding TetR/AcrR family transcriptional regulator; the encoded protein is MRTAGVGGGEARERIMAAAYELFSTRGVRAVGVDEIVATAGVARMTLYRHFGSKDDLVLAFLARREELWTDGWLRQDVERRAQDPADRLLAVFDVFDGWFREPAFEGCAFINVMLETTDAEHPAHAASVASLANIRRFLEGLAREAGVADPAGFARKWHILMKGSIVAAGEGDHDAALRAQEISRLVLADALGR